In a single window of the Anaerotruncus rubiinfantis genome:
- the dpsA gene encoding dipicolinate synthase subunit DpsA — MIQYKTIAVVGGDLRQAHIANRLAEQGNRVYALLLENNATLRPELSCPDDPAEVLPECDVVIFPLPLTTDEATVNAPFSQKRVFVKECFDCIRPGAAVFAGKVSPAMQELAAKKEMALADYLKREELAVKNAVITAEGAIAIAMEEMPTALFGSKCLITGHGRISRALMRVLNAMGAQVTVAARKYGDLAWIEAEGCHAIHIASLAEHVGRADLVFNTVPACVLGREILSKLRKDALIIDLASKPGGVEFDTARELGIKTVWALSLPGKCAPISAGDIILETIGNCLAEQGVL, encoded by the coding sequence ATGATTCAATATAAAACCATAGCGGTGGTCGGCGGCGATCTGCGCCAGGCGCACATTGCGAACCGGCTGGCCGAACAGGGCAACCGGGTCTACGCCCTGCTGCTCGAAAACAATGCGACCCTTCGGCCGGAGCTTTCCTGTCCGGACGATCCGGCCGAAGTGCTTCCGGAGTGCGATGTGGTGATCTTTCCGCTGCCGCTCACCACTGACGAAGCCACTGTTAACGCGCCATTTTCCCAGAAGCGCGTTTTTGTAAAAGAATGCTTTGACTGCATCAGGCCCGGCGCTGCGGTTTTTGCCGGAAAAGTGAGCCCCGCCATGCAGGAGCTTGCCGCAAAAAAAGAAATGGCCCTGGCCGACTATCTCAAACGCGAGGAGCTCGCCGTTAAAAATGCGGTGATCACGGCGGAAGGCGCAATTGCTATTGCGATGGAAGAGATGCCGACCGCGCTGTTCGGCTCAAAATGCCTGATCACCGGCCATGGACGGATTTCCCGCGCGCTGATGCGCGTGCTCAATGCAATGGGCGCGCAGGTCACTGTCGCCGCAAGAAAATATGGGGATCTTGCCTGGATCGAAGCCGAGGGCTGCCATGCGATACATATCGCTTCGCTTGCCGAACATGTCGGCAGGGCGGATCTGGTATTCAATACGGTGCCCGCCTGTGTGCTCGGCCGCGAGATCCTGTCGAAACTGCGCAAGGACGCGCTCATTATCGACCTCGCCTCGAAACCCGGCGGGGTTGAATTTGATACGGCGCGGGAACTGGGGATCAAGACCGTTTGGGCGCTTTCGCTGCCCGGGAAATGCGCGCCGATATCCGCAGGGGACATCATCCTTGAAACGATCGGCAACTGCCTTGCGGAACAGGGGGTGCTCTGA
- a CDS encoding VOC family protein — protein MLTFNHFNFNVLDLERSLKFYEEALGLKPVREKNAADGSFKIVYLGDGQTGFTLELTWLRDRKEPYNLGDLEYHLALMADDFEAARQKHREMDVICFENTGMGIYFISDPDGYWIEIVPRNI, from the coding sequence ATGCTCACTTTCAACCATTTCAATTTCAACGTCCTCGACCTCGAGCGCAGCCTCAAATTTTATGAGGAAGCGCTTGGCCTCAAACCGGTGCGTGAAAAAAACGCCGCAGACGGTTCGTTCAAAATTGTCTACCTGGGCGACGGACAGACCGGATTTACCCTGGAGCTGACCTGGCTGCGAGACCGTAAGGAGCCCTACAACCTGGGGGATCTCGAGTACCATCTGGCACTGATGGCGGACGACTTTGAAGCGGCCCGCCAAAAACATCGGGAGATGGATGTCATCTGCTTTGAAAATACCGGTATGGGAATCTATTTCATCAGCGACCCGGACGGCTACTGGATTGAAATTGTTCCGCGGAACATATGA
- a CDS encoding CAP domain-containing protein → MKKIAFLLAILLALSGCGAPAAEPSSAPKPSNAPEASSSELSASEIAASEAAEKAAASEAAAKTASEAAAAEAAAKAASEAAAAEAAAKAASEAAAAEAAAKEAKSQNKAVTGSNFYSKVESAIIKKINKERVDNGLEELEYNEDLRSAARIRSRELCKARKFSHTRPNGDDWSTVIKEDVPIDFITAGENLCTTEYNDPSANYATSASFWFNEWKDSPPHYENILREDFTHIGVGVYIVEKDGWTRAYATTEFAHLPN, encoded by the coding sequence ATGAAAAAAATCGCATTCCTGCTTGCCATATTGCTCGCCCTGTCCGGCTGCGGCGCGCCCGCCGCTGAACCGTCTTCCGCTCCAAAGCCTTCAAACGCGCCCGAAGCTTCCTCCTCGGAGCTTTCCGCTTCGGAAATCGCCGCGTCCGAGGCTGCCGAAAAAGCCGCTGCGTCCGAGGCTGCTGCAAAGACCGCTTCCGAAGCCGCTGCCGCCGAGGCTGCCGCAAAGGCCGCTTCCGAAGCCGCTGCCGCCGAGGCCGCCGCAAAGGCCGCTTCCGAAGCCGCTGCCGCCGAGGCCGCCGCAAAAGAAGCCAAATCCCAAAACAAAGCGGTCACCGGTTCAAATTTTTACAGCAAGGTCGAATCGGCCATCATCAAAAAAATCAACAAGGAACGCGTGGACAACGGCCTGGAGGAACTTGAATACAATGAGGATCTGCGTTCGGCGGCGCGAATTCGCAGCCGGGAGCTTTGCAAGGCCCGCAAATTTTCCCACACCCGGCCCAACGGTGACGACTGGTCGACTGTCATCAAAGAGGATGTGCCGATCGATTTCATCACAGCCGGTGAAAACCTCTGCACGACCGAATATAACGACCCGTCTGCCAACTACGCGACGTCCGCGTCCTTCTGGTTCAACGAGTGGAAGGACAGTCCGCCCCACTATGAAAATATCCTGCGCGAGGACTTCACCCATATTGGCGTGGGCGTGTATATCGTGGAGAAGGACGGTTGGACCCGTGCTTATGCCACCACTGAATTTGCGCACCTGCCCAACTGA
- a CDS encoding MarR family winged helix-turn-helix transcriptional regulator — protein MERINRDLSILYRYGQRFFTGRLGELDLEVGLLPVLMQAYQFPGVTQDQIAANRGLDKGAVARGVKKLEGKGLVRREVDPADRRINHIYTTETALRLRPRVESVIDELHEILYCGMSQEEIVQAASFARRMKENLSAHFQKAGEEALK, from the coding sequence ATGGAACGGATCAACCGCGACCTTTCGATCCTCTACCGGTATGGGCAGCGTTTTTTTACCGGCCGCCTTGGGGAGCTTGACCTTGAGGTCGGACTGCTCCCGGTGCTGATGCAGGCGTATCAGTTCCCCGGCGTGACACAAGATCAGATTGCGGCGAACCGCGGGCTTGACAAGGGCGCGGTCGCGCGCGGCGTCAAAAAGCTGGAGGGAAAAGGGCTTGTACGCCGGGAAGTTGATCCGGCGGACCGCCGGATCAACCATATCTATACGACCGAAACAGCGCTCCGGCTGCGGCCCCGGGTGGAATCGGTGATTGACGAGCTGCATGAGATCCTGTACTGCGGGATGTCGCAGGAGGAGATTGTCCAGGCTGCATCGTTTGCCCGGCGGATGAAGGAGAATCTGTCCGCCCATTTTCAAAAGGCCGGGGAGGAAGCTCTAAAATAA
- a CDS encoding BlaI/MecI/CopY family transcriptional regulator — MQKLSDSELAIMQHIWRGARPVTAGGLVGAFCESRGWKIQTVNTFLTRLTEKGFLTVRKQGHQNLYSVTVSEAQYRAAETRSFLDEIHGGSVQSLMAALYQSDGLTADDVAELKRWLSER; from the coding sequence ATGCAAAAACTTTCCGATTCCGAGCTTGCAATCATGCAGCATATTTGGCGTGGGGCCCGCCCTGTCACCGCAGGCGGGCTGGTCGGCGCCTTCTGCGAAAGCCGCGGCTGGAAGATTCAAACGGTCAACACCTTCCTCACCCGGCTGACGGAAAAAGGGTTCCTGACTGTACGCAAGCAGGGGCACCAGAATTTATACAGCGTGACGGTCAGCGAGGCCCAATACCGTGCCGCTGAAACCCGCAGTTTCCTCGACGAAATCCACGGCGGTTCGGTGCAGAGCCTGATGGCCGCGCTTTACCAGTCCGATGGCCTCACAGCGGACGACGTCGCGGAACTCAAGCGCTGGCTCAGCGAGAGGTGA
- the murC gene encoding UDP-N-acetylmuramate--L-alanine ligase: MFDGKILKNAKHIHFIGIGGSGMFPIVQILHGQGYHITGSDNNETDTLAFERDMGIEIFLGQRAENIKGADLIVYTIAIMDDNPELIAARESRVPLVERAELLGYLTSLYENCICVCGTHGKTTTTAMLTQVLMQSGLDPTVFIGGKLPLIGGSGRTGKSEHMVCEACEFKDHFLQLFPDVAVILNVDADHLEYFKTLDNIIKSFHRFAQMATKAVIVNGDDVNSMKAVEGVCGKPIVTFGWGEKNDYRPADLVMSRGAQSTFTLYERGQSLGTFTLNIPGRHNVLNAAAAVAAARMAGAPLEEIRAHLAEFHGAGRRFEILGRPRGVTIADDYAHHPAEIAATLKAAKEMPFQKVWAVFQPFTYSRTKILMDDFAKALSIADEVVMSEIMGSREKNTEGVYTSQLAEKIPGSVWFPTFQEMADYVMGRAGEGDLVITLGCGDVYKCAKLMLNK, translated from the coding sequence ATGTTTGATGGAAAGATCCTCAAAAATGCAAAGCATATCCACTTTATCGGAATCGGCGGGTCCGGCATGTTCCCCATCGTGCAGATCCTGCATGGGCAGGGCTATCACATCACCGGCAGCGACAACAACGAAACCGACACCCTCGCGTTCGAGCGGGACATGGGCATTGAAATTTTCCTTGGCCAGCGCGCGGAAAACATCAAAGGCGCGGATCTCATCGTCTACACCATCGCGATCATGGACGACAACCCCGAACTGATCGCCGCGCGGGAAAGCCGCGTCCCGCTTGTTGAGCGCGCCGAGCTGCTCGGCTACCTCACCAGCCTGTATGAAAACTGCATCTGTGTCTGCGGCACCCACGGCAAAACCACCACCACCGCCATGCTCACCCAGGTGCTTATGCAGTCGGGGCTCGATCCGACCGTTTTTATCGGCGGAAAGCTCCCGCTCATCGGCGGCAGCGGCCGCACGGGAAAATCGGAACACATGGTCTGCGAAGCCTGTGAATTCAAAGATCATTTTCTCCAGCTTTTCCCGGATGTGGCAGTCATTCTGAACGTCGACGCCGACCACCTCGAATACTTCAAAACGCTCGACAACATCATCAAGTCCTTCCACCGGTTCGCCCAAATGGCTACAAAAGCCGTCATCGTGAACGGCGACGACGTAAATTCGATGAAAGCGGTCGAAGGGGTCTGCGGCAAGCCCATCGTCACCTTCGGCTGGGGCGAGAAAAACGACTACCGTCCGGCGGATCTCGTCATGAGCCGCGGCGCGCAGTCCACTTTCACCCTTTATGAGCGCGGCCAAAGCCTTGGAACCTTTACGCTCAACATCCCCGGCCGCCACAATGTCCTGAATGCGGCAGCGGCGGTCGCCGCCGCGCGGATGGCGGGCGCGCCGCTCGAGGAAATCCGCGCGCATCTCGCGGAATTTCACGGCGCGGGGCGGCGCTTCGAAATTCTTGGCCGCCCGCGCGGCGTGACCATCGCGGACGACTACGCGCATCACCCGGCTGAGATCGCCGCCACCCTCAAGGCCGCCAAGGAAATGCCCTTTCAAAAGGTCTGGGCGGTCTTTCAGCCATTCACCTACTCGCGGACCAAAATCCTGATGGACGATTTCGCCAAAGCGCTTTCGATCGCGGACGAAGTGGTCATGAGCGAAATTATGGGCAGCCGCGAGAAGAACACCGAAGGCGTTTACACCAGCCAGCTCGCGGAGAAAATTCCCGGTTCTGTGTGGTTCCCCACCTTCCAGGAGATGGCCGACTACGTGATGGGCCGTGCCGGGGAGGGCGACCTGGTCATCACTCTCGGCTGCGGCGATGTTTACAAATGCGCCAAACTGATGCTTAATAAATGA
- a CDS encoding D-alanyl-D-alanine carboxypeptidase family protein — MRKLLTALFTAAFLCLNIPAAALAAQGTDARAQKPSPPSLYSEAAVLMDCDTGQVLYGKRQTARMHPASITKIMTLLIAMEEGNPADVVTMTDEGVWSVPRSTTHIALTPGEEITFEQLEYAMMVESANDAANGIAIHLAGSLEAFAQKMNLRAEKIGAVNTHFNNPNGLPENNHYTCAYDMALITREAMTHPEFRTLAGTQHYEIPPTNKQPETRKLNNRQYMFTLNDTYPGAFAGKTGWSEESGKTLVTLAERDGVTLICVVMKPSGTVDGEFKDSTALLDYGFDNFQKVTIPQEQLPTRETEDGVWQLGKDLAILLPDAVSADSLKMELDGENMLQITAPESVKTFMDPQVASVPLTFVKARPAAAPASEPVQPGKSGPPKLPAFVKWTGAGLLALVLLLVLLRMIIRGHYAKKRRKQEAARQRRQMQARERIAARRAQQQVIDVTVDKKKQNRITVIDERET, encoded by the coding sequence ATGCGGAAATTGTTGACCGCCCTGTTCACGGCGGCGTTTCTATGCTTGAATATCCCGGCCGCGGCCCTTGCCGCGCAGGGGACGGACGCGCGGGCTCAGAAGCCGTCGCCGCCGAGCCTCTATTCCGAGGCTGCCGTCCTGATGGACTGCGATACCGGCCAGGTGCTTTACGGAAAGCGGCAGACCGCCCGGATGCACCCGGCAAGCATCACGAAGATCATGACCCTGCTCATTGCAATGGAGGAAGGAAATCCGGCTGACGTGGTCACGATGACCGACGAAGGGGTCTGGTCGGTGCCGCGCAGCACCACACATATCGCGCTCACGCCGGGCGAGGAGATCACTTTTGAACAGCTTGAATACGCGATGATGGTTGAATCGGCCAATGACGCCGCCAATGGGATCGCGATTCATCTGGCGGGCTCGCTCGAGGCGTTCGCTCAAAAAATGAATCTGCGCGCGGAAAAAATCGGCGCGGTGAATACCCATTTCAATAACCCGAACGGCCTGCCGGAGAATAACCACTACACCTGCGCCTACGACATGGCGCTCATCACCCGGGAGGCAATGACGCACCCGGAGTTCCGGACGCTGGCCGGAACCCAGCATTATGAAATCCCTCCCACCAACAAACAGCCGGAAACCCGGAAACTCAATAACCGTCAGTATATGTTCACCCTGAATGACACCTACCCGGGCGCGTTCGCGGGAAAAACCGGCTGGAGCGAGGAATCGGGCAAAACACTGGTGACGCTGGCCGAACGGGATGGCGTGACCCTCATCTGCGTGGTGATGAAACCATCCGGTACGGTCGACGGGGAATTCAAGGATTCGACCGCGCTGCTTGACTATGGTTTTGACAATTTCCAAAAGGTGACCATCCCGCAGGAGCAGCTGCCCACGCGGGAAACGGAGGATGGCGTCTGGCAGTTGGGAAAGGACCTCGCCATCCTGCTTCCGGACGCGGTTTCGGCGGATTCACTTAAAATGGAGCTGGATGGCGAAAACATGCTGCAAATTACGGCGCCGGAATCGGTTAAAACATTCATGGACCCACAGGTCGCGTCGGTCCCGCTGACTTTTGTGAAGGCCCGGCCGGCTGCCGCGCCGGCAAGTGAGCCGGTACAGCCTGGGAAGAGCGGTCCGCCAAAGCTGCCCGCGTTCGTGAAGTGGACAGGCGCCGGACTGCTGGCGCTGGTACTGCTGCTGGTGCTTCTGCGTATGATAATACGCGGCCATTACGCAAAAAAACGCAGAAAACAGGAGGCTGCGCGCCAGAGACGGCAGATGCAGGCCCGCGAGCGTATTGCGGCGCGGCGGGCGCAGCAGCAGGTGATCGATGTGACGGTGGATAAGAAAAAACAAAACCGGATCACTGTGATCGATGAACGGGAGACCTGA
- a CDS encoding bifunctional homocysteine S-methyltransferase/methylenetetrahydrofolate reductase — protein MPAGPLFFDGAFGTYYLRLTGDERPCELANRTDAQTVRKIHREYLEAGSNAIKTNTFAANPSLEADPERLYAVIKAGWENACAAAKPYGARVFADIGGSELETAAADYEQISGWFLSLGAKDFLFETLAEYALIVPAVEKIKKAAPDASVFVSFAVSPDGYTRRGLHYRTLLGEAWENGGIDAAGLNCVCGPSHMLKLAGSLGGFPKPFIAMPNAGYPSAINGRVVFEDNADYFAQKLAELYETGADILGGCCGSTPRHIALASERVRRAERREKTVQPSGQHGISETRRKNTDFLARTDKVIAVELDPPLDYDCSFLLSASASLKADGADMITIADSPLSRPRADSVMMAARIRREAGIEVLPHITCRDRNQNALKASLLGAASEGISRILALTGDPPIQTGGRKPDGVFSFNSYDLISFIESLNDELFTENPFLVAGALNVNAVNFPAELARAQRKVALGAKMLFSQPIFSREAVENFRAARAALGCKLFAGILPVAGYRNAVFLANEVSGIEIPPDVVERLRDKTPEEAAEISIAYSAGIARQIYDEADGFYIMTPLRRVAIVRGLMREIKKMGETGR, from the coding sequence GTGCCGGCAGGACCGCTGTTTTTTGACGGCGCGTTCGGAACCTACTATCTGCGCCTCACCGGGGACGAACGTCCGTGCGAGCTTGCAAACCGTACCGATGCGCAGACGGTGCGGAAAATTCATCGGGAGTACCTCGAAGCCGGTTCCAACGCTATCAAAACCAATACCTTCGCTGCCAATCCGTCGCTGGAAGCGGACCCGGAACGTCTTTATGCAGTGATCAAAGCGGGATGGGAAAATGCCTGTGCCGCCGCAAAACCCTATGGCGCGCGGGTGTTCGCGGATATCGGGGGGAGTGAGCTCGAAACCGCCGCCGCCGATTATGAACAGATTTCCGGGTGGTTTCTTTCGCTTGGCGCGAAGGATTTTCTATTTGAAACGCTCGCGGAATACGCTTTGATCGTTCCGGCGGTGGAGAAAATCAAAAAGGCCGCGCCGGATGCGTCGGTGTTTGTTTCATTTGCCGTTTCGCCGGACGGCTATACCCGGCGCGGCCTGCATTACCGCACGCTGCTGGGCGAGGCCTGGGAAAATGGGGGGATCGATGCGGCGGGCCTCAACTGCGTCTGCGGTCCCAGCCATATGCTGAAACTGGCCGGGTCGCTTGGGGGGTTCCCCAAGCCGTTTATCGCAATGCCAAACGCCGGATATCCTTCCGCGATAAACGGACGGGTGGTCTTTGAGGACAATGCGGACTATTTCGCTCAGAAGCTGGCGGAGCTCTATGAGACGGGTGCGGATATTCTGGGCGGCTGCTGCGGCTCCACGCCGCGGCATATCGCGCTTGCGTCCGAAAGGGTCCGGAGGGCCGAACGCCGGGAAAAAACGGTACAGCCGTCCGGACAACACGGCATCTCGGAAACACGGCGGAAAAATACCGACTTCCTCGCGCGAACCGACAAGGTGATCGCCGTTGAGCTTGACCCGCCCCTCGATTATGACTGTTCGTTTCTGCTTTCCGCGTCGGCGTCGCTCAAAGCGGATGGCGCGGACATGATCACGATTGCGGATTCGCCGCTTTCGCGTCCGCGCGCGGACAGCGTCATGATGGCGGCGCGGATCCGCCGCGAAGCCGGGATTGAGGTGCTGCCGCACATCACCTGCCGCGACCGCAACCAGAACGCGCTTAAGGCAAGCCTGCTCGGCGCGGCGTCCGAAGGGATTTCCAGAATACTGGCGCTCACCGGGGACCCGCCAATCCAGACAGGCGGGCGAAAGCCGGACGGGGTGTTCAGTTTTAATTCGTATGACCTCATTTCCTTCATTGAGAGCCTCAATGATGAACTATTCACCGAGAATCCGTTCCTGGTCGCGGGGGCGCTCAATGTCAACGCGGTGAATTTCCCAGCGGAGCTCGCGCGTGCCCAGCGCAAGGTGGCGCTGGGGGCGAAGATGCTCTTTTCCCAGCCGATCTTCAGCCGGGAGGCGGTTGAAAATTTCCGCGCGGCGCGCGCGGCGTTGGGATGCAAGCTGTTTGCGGGGATATTGCCGGTCGCGGGTTACCGCAACGCGGTCTTTCTGGCAAATGAGGTCTCCGGTATCGAGATACCGCCCGACGTGGTGGAACGTCTCAGAGACAAAACCCCTGAAGAGGCGGCGGAGATCTCGATAGCCTACAGCGCGGGGATCGCGCGGCAGATTTATGACGAAGCCGACGGTTTTTATATTATGACGCCGCTGCGCAGGGTGGCAATCGTGCGCGGCCTGATGCGGGAAATCAAAAAAATGGGGGAAACAGGAAGATGA
- the spoVG gene encoding septation regulator SpoVG → MNITDIKIRRTYQDNRLRALVSITVDGELAVHDIKVIEGPERLFVAMPSRRDDNGVFRDIAHPITTAARRQVEDSILAAYQEHMAAKQQEDAAVGHASGNHPDEHASAQ, encoded by the coding sequence ATGAATATCACAGATATCAAAATCCGCCGCACCTATCAGGACAACCGCCTGCGCGCACTGGTCTCCATCACGGTCGATGGGGAACTCGCCGTCCACGACATCAAGGTGATCGAAGGCCCGGAGCGCCTCTTTGTGGCGATGCCCAGCCGCCGGGACGACAACGGCGTCTTTCGTGACATCGCCCATCCGATCACGACCGCCGCGCGCCGGCAGGTTGAAGACAGCATCCTCGCGGCATATCAGGAACATATGGCGGCCAAGCAGCAGGAAGATGCCGCTGTCGGACATGCGTCAGGAAACCATCCGGATGAACACGCCTCCGCGCAGTAA
- a CDS encoding MATE family efflux transporter translates to MQSDQTADEKFLRMTQTPIPQLVCTLAVPTIISMLITSIYNMADTFFVGRISTTATGAVGVVFSLMAVIQALGFLFGQGSGNYISRKLGEQEFEEASRMAATGFFSALIAGGAMALLGEIFLDQLVTMLGATPTILPLARDYAKYILLGAPYMVASLVLNNQLRFQGSAMNAMVGITAGGVLNVALDPLFIFVFDMGVGGAALATVISQFVSFCILLYGCTRGGNLRIHWKMVTFKWHFFSEILRGGMPSLWRQGLASVAAIFLNHAAGAYGDAAIAAMSIVSRVNMFASSALIGFGQGFQPVCGFNYGAKYYNRVREAFWFCMRAAVGVLVCIAAAGFIFAPQVIALFRGEDAQVVAVGALALRLQCITFPLMSWVILNNMMTQTIGQSGRATLLSVSRQGLFFVPAVLILPPVAGVLGIQMAQPVSDVFCFALSVVIGIRVLRELREAQEGGADA, encoded by the coding sequence TTGCAAAGCGATCAAACGGCCGACGAAAAATTTCTGCGTATGACCCAGACCCCCATCCCCCAATTGGTCTGCACCCTGGCAGTACCCACAATCATCAGCATGCTGATCACTTCGATCTATAATATGGCGGACACGTTTTTTGTCGGGCGCATCAGCACCACCGCGACCGGCGCGGTTGGCGTGGTTTTTTCGCTGATGGCGGTGATCCAGGCGCTGGGCTTTTTGTTCGGGCAGGGTTCGGGTAACTATATCTCCCGCAAACTTGGAGAACAGGAATTTGAGGAAGCTTCCCGCATGGCGGCGACCGGCTTTTTTTCCGCGCTCATCGCGGGCGGCGCGATGGCCCTGCTTGGAGAAATTTTTCTGGATCAGCTGGTGACGATGCTTGGCGCGACCCCAACCATCCTGCCGCTTGCGCGCGATTATGCGAAATATATCCTGCTTGGCGCGCCGTATATGGTTGCGTCGCTGGTACTCAATAATCAGCTGCGTTTCCAAGGCAGCGCAATGAATGCGATGGTGGGCATCACGGCGGGCGGGGTTCTGAATGTGGCGCTTGACCCGCTGTTTATCTTTGTGTTTGACATGGGGGTGGGCGGCGCGGCGCTCGCGACAGTCATCAGCCAGTTTGTGAGTTTCTGTATCCTGCTTTACGGCTGCACGCGCGGCGGAAATCTGCGCATTCATTGGAAAATGGTGACTTTCAAGTGGCACTTTTTCTCTGAAATCCTGCGTGGGGGCATGCCGTCGCTTTGGCGGCAGGGGCTGGCAAGTGTGGCGGCAATCTTTTTAAATCACGCGGCAGGCGCCTATGGGGACGCGGCCATTGCGGCGATGTCGATCGTCTCGCGGGTCAATATGTTTGCGTCATCCGCGCTGATTGGTTTCGGGCAGGGGTTTCAGCCGGTTTGCGGCTTCAATTACGGCGCGAAATACTATAACCGGGTGCGGGAAGCATTCTGGTTCTGTATGCGCGCCGCGGTCGGCGTATTGGTCTGTATTGCAGCCGCCGGTTTCATTTTCGCTCCGCAAGTGATTGCGCTGTTTCGCGGGGAGGACGCGCAGGTTGTTGCGGTCGGCGCGCTCGCACTGCGTCTGCAGTGTATCACCTTTCCATTGATGAGCTGGGTCATTCTCAACAATATGATGACCCAGACGATTGGCCAATCGGGCCGCGCCACATTGCTTTCAGTTTCGCGGCAGGGGCTCTTCTTCGTGCCCGCGGTTTTGATTCTGCCTCCGGTTGCCGGTGTTCTGGGAATTCAGATGGCGCAGCCGGTTTCAGATGTTTTCTGTTTCGCGCTTTCGGTGGTGATCGGGATCAGGGTCCTGCGGGAGCTGCGGGAAGCGCAGGAGGGGGGTGCCGATGCCTGA
- a CDS encoding dipicolinate synthase subunit B, protein MEKLKLGFALTGSFCTWGHVLPQMEKLAKTYEIMPIISPISCVSDNRFGKADEWIEKIEKICGRPVIRTIEQAEPIGPKNLLDALVVAPCTGNTLGKLANGITDTCVCMACKASLRNANPLVIAVSTNDALGASARNIATLMNAKNVYFVPMSQDDPQGKPTSLVAHFDKIGETVEASLSGKQLQPLYL, encoded by the coding sequence ATGGAAAAGCTGAAATTGGGCTTTGCGCTGACCGGTTCCTTCTGTACCTGGGGGCATGTGCTGCCCCAGATGGAGAAGCTCGCGAAAACCTATGAGATAATGCCGATCATTTCCCCGATTTCCTGCGTGTCCGATAACCGCTTCGGCAAGGCGGATGAGTGGATTGAAAAGATTGAGAAGATCTGCGGCCGCCCAGTGATCCGCACGATCGAACAGGCCGAGCCGATCGGCCCCAAAAACCTGCTCGACGCGCTGGTGGTCGCGCCGTGCACTGGAAATACCCTCGGAAAGCTTGCGAACGGTATCACGGACACCTGTGTCTGCATGGCCTGCAAGGCAAGCCTGCGCAACGCGAATCCGCTGGTGATCGCGGTTTCCACAAACGACGCGCTCGGCGCGTCGGCACGCAACATCGCCACGCTTATGAATGCAAAGAATGTTTATTTCGTCCCGATGTCGCAGGACGATCCGCAGGGGAAGCCCACCTCGCTGGTGGCGCATTTTGATAAGATCGGGGAGACGGTCGAGGCATCGCTCTCCGGAAAACAGCTCCAGCCGCTCTACCTTTAA
- a CDS encoding dihydropteroate synthase, translated as MILIGEKLNSSIPAACEAMNARDEASIVALIRRQADAGARFLDVNTAICGEDALDRMLWVIGLIKSHCDCGIMIDTTDEAVMSRAVEAAAGRELILNSATIDERFGWVTALARESGAAVVGLPIDADGMPHSLEDKCGKIDLLVKKLREAGFADEKIYVDVLVETLATGSESARNTIGAVRHVREHYPDVKTTCGLSNVSFGLPRRALVNAAFLSAAVFTGLSSAIIDPASPAMRDALAAANVVAGLDDYCMEYITYIRSQEA; from the coding sequence ATGATTTTAATCGGAGAAAAACTCAATAGCTCGATCCCTGCGGCCTGTGAAGCGATGAACGCGCGGGATGAAGCTTCGATTGTGGCGCTGATCCGCCGTCAGGCGGACGCGGGCGCCCGGTTTCTCGATGTGAACACCGCGATCTGCGGGGAGGACGCGCTTGATCGGATGCTCTGGGTGATCGGGCTGATCAAGTCGCACTGCGACTGTGGAATTATGATTGACACGACTGATGAAGCGGTTATGTCCAGAGCGGTTGAAGCCGCCGCCGGACGGGAACTGATCCTTAATTCAGCAACAATTGACGAACGGTTCGGCTGGGTGACCGCGCTTGCCAGGGAAAGCGGGGCGGCGGTCGTAGGGCTTCCAATCGATGCGGACGGCATGCCGCATTCGCTTGAAGACAAATGTGGTAAGATCGACCTTCTGGTGAAAAAACTGCGGGAGGCCGGCTTTGCGGATGAAAAGATCTATGTCGACGTGTTGGTTGAGACACTTGCGACAGGCAGCGAAAGCGCGCGCAATACGATCGGCGCTGTCCGCCATGTGCGGGAACACTATCCCGATGTGAAAACCACCTGCGGGCTTTCAAACGTTTCGTTCGGCCTGCCACGCCGGGCGCTGGTGAATGCGGCGTTCCTTTCGGCGGCGGTGTTCACGGGACTTTCGAGCGCGATTATCGACCCGGCCAGCCCGGCTATGCGGGATGCGCTTGCAGCCGCGAATGTCGTGGCTGGATTGGACGACTACTGTATGGAGTATATCACCTATATCCGCAGCCAGGAAGCATGA